Part of the Cryptosporangium arvum DSM 44712 genome, GCTCACCGCGGGCACCCGGCTCGGGCTCACCGGGACGCACGCGCTGGAGGACCTGAGCTGGCGCGCGGCCGCCGCCCACGCCGGTGAGGTCAACGGGATGCTCCGGGCGCGCTACCTCGACCCGGTGGCCGCGCAGGGCCCGTTCGGTGCGCTGATCCTCGAGGCGGTGGCGGCGTACCTCGCGGAGGATCGGAACGTGCCCAGGGCGGCCCGGGTGATCCCGGTGCACGTGAACACGCTGCGGTACCGGTTGCGCCGGTTCGAGGAGCTCACCGGCCGCTCGCTCGACTCCACCGAGACGATCGTCGAGGTGAGTTTCGCCCTCGGGGTGTCAGCGCACACCGGGTGAGCTGCGCGGCGCCCCGGACGTGGTTACCGTCGAGGGGTGAACTCAACCTGTCCGGTGTGCGGTGAGGAAGGGCGGCCGATCCTGTTCGGATTGCCGTCGAAGGAGGGCTTCGAGGCCGCTGAGCGCGGCGAGTACGTGCTCGGCGGGTGCGTGTTGCCGTCGGAGCCGGTGAACCGGGCGTGCCCGAACGCCCACCGGTGGGACGACCGGTCGTCACCGCGGCCGTAGGCCGTCGAGCAGGATCCCGGCGAGGTGGGCCGCGCCGGCCGAGGCCGGGCCCGAGGGGTCAGCCGAACCAGGTCGTGAGGGCTCGTTCCAGCTCCGCCGGGTCGGTGCCGGCCCAGGTGACGTGGGCGTCGGGGCGGATCAGGAGGGCGTCGGCCGGGCGGTCGGCGGTCACGATCGTGCTGACGTCGACCCGGTCCTTCCACGGGTGGGCGGCGGCCCGGAGGTCCGGGCGCCCAGCCGTGCACCTCGGCCGCGAGTTTCCAGGCGAGGTTCACCGCGTCGAGCAGCCCCAGGTTGAGCGCCGCGCCGGTGGCCGGCAGCAGGTGGGCCGCGTCGCCGGCCAGGAACACCCGCCGGTCGCGGTACCGCTCGGCCTGCCGCGCCTGGAACTGCCAGCGGGACAACCGGAGCGGCGTCCCCATCGGCAGCTCCACCCCGAGCACGCGCCGGACGCTGTCGCCGAACTCGGCCAGCGCCATCGGCTGGTCGTCGTCGTACTCGACGAGTTCGTCCTCCACCGTGTTCGCGAACAGCACCCCGTCGGTGATGCCCCCGTAGCCGAACACGCCGCCCGCGGTCCGCGTGAACCCCACGCTCAGCCGGCCGACGCCGTGGACGTCGAGGTCGCCGTCGGGCAGCCCCGGCACGGTGACCCGGGCGAGCCGGTTGACCTCGGGGTACGTGGTGCCGGGGAACGCGATCCCGGCCAGGGTGCGGACGGCGCTGCGCGGTCCGTCGCAGCCGACGACCCACCGGGCGGTGAGGCGCTCCCCGTCGCGCGTCCCCACGGTCATCGCGTCGGTGTCCTGGGTCACCCGCCACACCTCGTGACCGCGGCGGACGTCGGCGCCGAGTTCGCGGGCACGGTCGTCGAGCAACCGCTCGAGCCGTGCCTGCGGAATCGCGATCGCGTGCATCGGCGCGTCGGCCAGCCCGGTCAGGTCGACGTGCACGCCACCGAACGGGAAGCGCGGCGCCGGGTCCGGGTCGTCGGCGAGCGCGCGGAGCGGGTCGAGCAGCCCTCGATGGCGCAGCAGCTCGAGGATCCGGCCGCCCAGACCACCGGCTCTGGCGACGGTCCGCGGCTCCGGGTGCCGCTCGATCACCACCGGCCGGACGCCGGCCAGGCCCAGTTCGGCGGCGAGCATCAGGCCGGTCGGCCCGGCTCCGACGACGACGACGTCCGCATCGGTGTGGTTCGTGGACACGGGGACGGATTCTGCCCCAGGTGGGGGAGCGCCCGGAGCGGACCGCTCCGGGCGCTCCGGCTAGCAGCGTTTCCAGGCGAAGCGGTAGGACGCCGACGGCTCGTTGGTCCCGGCGTCCATGCTGATCCGTCCGACGACGCCGGGGCGGCCGGTGACGCTCACGTCGACCTGCAGGTTCACCGGGGTGTTCCGCCCGCACGGCGCCCAGGAGATCGAGCCGGGACGGACCACGCGGCGCAGATCCCAGATCGCGTCGAACGGGCCGGTGAGTTCCCGGTCGGTGGTCTCGGTGCGCGGAAGGCCGACGAACCACGTGCCGGCACGCGCGGTGGCGCCCGCGCCCGGGGGCAGCGTCGCCCGGCCGCGCAGCAGGACGTTGTCGACCCCGAACGTGTAGCCGCGGACGACCGGGGCGCGGAGCGACACGATGCACGTCGAGCGTCGGCTGGTGGCGGGTACGCCGCGACCCTGCTGGGCTTGCAGAGCCGCGAAACTGACGTCGACCCGGCTCAGGTCACGCAGCCTGACCTGGGTGTTGGTGGGGCGGCAGCCGGTGCCGGCGATCGCCTGGACGCTGAACTGCCCGTCCGGCGGTTCGGCGGCCGCGGCGGCCGGAGGGGCCACGAGGGCGCCGGCCAGGAACGGAGCCAGCAGAAGTAGTCGTCCGCGCATGGCTTCAGCACTCACGCCAGGCGATGTTGTAGATGGTCGTGACCTCGCTGTCGGTGGCGTCCATCGTCATCAGGCTGGTGGTGTCCGGGTTCATCCGACCGGCGTCGACCGCGAGCGACGTCTCGATGTTCAGCGGCACCATGCCCCGGCGGCAGGGCATCCACTGCACTTCCGGGAGGGGGACGTCGTCGGTGGCCTGCCAGTTGTCCCGGTACTCGCCCGAGAGCTCCCTCCGGATCAGCCCGGTCAACGGCAGGCCGACGAACCAGTACTGCGTGTCCAGCCGTCCGGTGGCCCCCTCGGCCAGGTCGGCGTATCCCCGGAACGTCGTGCGGGTGACCCCGAACGTGTAGCCGTGCGGGACGCCGACGCCGACCGTGACCACGCACTGCTGGCGTCGCTGGGACGTCGCGATCCCGCCACCGCTCTGCGCGGTGTAGTTGCTGTACGTCAGGGAGAACGCAGTTTTGTCCTCGGTGCCGACCACGGTCGTCGTGCCGGGCGGGCAGCCGCTGCCGTGGACCCGCTTCACCTCCATCGTGAACTGCCCGGGCGGCGGGTCGTCGGAGCGCACCGCCGCGGCTCCGGGCTGCACGGTCGCCAGCACAACTCCGAGCACACCGAGCGCCGCGAACGCGACCCGTCCCCATCTTCGACACACCATCGCTACCCCCGTAGGTCCGACAAGACCCGGCGATACTAACTACGCGAAAACCCACTAACCGGACGACGCGCGCCACCAAAAAGGTGTGTGGATCTCACTTTCGTCGTGCCACGCTTTCCGGCATGACGCTGGTGTGGGTGACCGGAAACTCCGGGGCCGGCAAATCGGCGGTCTGCGAGCTGCTCAAGCACCGCGGATACGAGGCGATCGACGCCGACTGGGAGGGCTACAACCACTGGGTGGACCGGATCAGCGGAGAACGCGTCAGCGATCCGCCGGACCCGGTGCCTCCGGGATGGCTGAATCGCTTCGGCTGGACGATCGACCGCGCCGAGGTCCTCGCCCTGGCGACGCGGGCGGCCGACCGGACCGTGTTCCTCTGTGGCTCGGTCGAGAACGAGGACGAGGTCCGGGACCTGTTCGACGTGCTGATCTGTCTCGTCGTCGATACGCCGACGCTGCGGTCCCGGCTCGCGAACCGCACCACGAACTCGTTCGGCGCGCACCCGGAGGAGCTGGCCGCCGCGCTGCGCGACAACGACACCGCGGAGTCGACCTACCGGCCGCTCGGCGCGACGATCGTCGACAGCACGCGGCCGTTGGCGGTGGTCACCGACGAGGTGCTCGCCGCGTCCGGCGGGTCACGGGGTGGCCGGGGGCTCGGCGTGGACGATCCGGGTCAGCGACGGCCAGAGCAGGGCCAGGAAGACGGCTGAGCCGGCGAACGCGAACCAGAACGGCGCGGCCACCCCGAAGTGGTCGGCGAGGACACCGCCCACGGCCGCGCCGACGACCAGACCGCCGTAGAGGCCGATCGTGTAGACGCTGCCCACCCGTCCCTGCAGGTGGGTGGGGACGGCGCGCTGGCGCACGGTGGTCGAGGTGGTGCCCCAGATGAAGGCGTGCGCGCCGAAGACGAAGAAGATCGGCAGCGCCACCAGGGGAGAGGTCGTGGTGGCCAGCCCGAGGTGGGTGAGCGTCTCGATGACCAGGCCGACGCGCATCACGTTGCCGAGGCTGACCCGCGCCGTGATCGGCCCGTAGAGCACGCTGCCGAGCAGGCCACCGACCGCCGACACCGCGGTGATCAGGCCGAACCCGATCGCGCCGAGCCCGAGCCGGTCCTGGGCGTAGAGCACGAGCACCGACCACGCCGCGCCGAACGTCACGTTGAAGATCAGGATCGTCAGGGCCAGCGTGCGCACCGCGGCGTGCCGCACCGTCCACGCGACGCCCTCGCGGATCTCCCGCCGGGCGGTGCTGCGCGGCCGGGCCTCGGGTGCGACCGGCCGGATCCGGCGGATGAGCAGCACCCCCGCGGCCACCAGCACCGCCTGCGTGACGAACGGCCAGACCTGCCCGGCGACGAACAGCGCGGCGCCGAGCGGAGGACCGGCGAGCTGGTTGAGCGTGATGAGCCCGACCTGCAGGCGGGCGTTGGCCAGCACGAGGTCGTCGGAGGAGACCACCATCGGGGTCAGCGTCGCGGTGGTGTTGTCGGCGAAGACCTCGGCGGTGGCCAGCAGCCCCAGGGCGAGCAGCGCGCCCGCCACGCCGAGCCGGTCGGTGGCGAGCGCCACGACCAGCACGGCGAGGACGACCGCACGGCTGCCGTCGGCGAGCACGACGATCCGGCGCCGGTCGTGCCGGTCGGACAACACCCCGGCGTAGAGCCCGAACACCAGCGGCGGCGCCCAGCGCAGCAGCGCGGCCGCCGCGATCGCCGGCGGGCTGTCGGTCAGCGAGGCCACCAGCAGAGGCCCGGCCGCGGCCGCGACGCCGTCCCCGAGGTTCGTCGACCAGGAGGACGCGAGCAGCCACCGGAAGGAGCCGCCGAGGCGGGCGGGCGCCAGGAGTTCCCCGATCGAGGGCCCGGCGCGGCGGGCGCTGTTCACCGCGCTGCGGGTCGGGACCTCGCCGTTGCGGGCGGGGTGGCCTGCGCCCAGGGCCGGGTGCTCGCGTAGCGGCCGGCGCGGATGGCTCGACCCAGCGTGATCAGCGCGGTGATCATGCCCTCCGGAAGGCCCGCCCCGGTCAGGTGCGCCCGGTAGTCGTCGTCCTCGAGGACCCGGGCCGTGACCGGCGCGCCGGTGCGCTCGCTGAGCAGCGCCGCGACCCCGTTCGCGTCGAGCGCGGCCGGACCGTTCACCTCCAGGACCCGCCCGGCGTACCGGTCGTCGGGCGCCGCCAGCACCTCGGCCGCCGCCGCGGCGCAGTCCTCGCGGGTCACGTACGCCACCGCGCCCGAGCCGGAGTTCGTCACGTACACCCCTCCGGGTGCCGCCGCGTCGAGTCCGTCGAGGTACAGGTTGTTCCGCAGGATCGTCCAGGTGGCGAAGTCGGCCTTCAACCGAGCCTCGGTCGCGGTGTGCGCGGCATTGAGGAACTCCGGAGGGCCGCCCGCGCCGACCAGCGAGGTGTAGACGACGTGTCCGACCCCGGCGGCGGCGGCCGCGTCGAGCGCCGCGGCGTGCTGGGCGGTGCGCGTGTCGTTCGAGCGTGCGTCGGTGCTGATCACCAGGAGACGATCGAGCCCGGCGAACGCGGCCGCCAACGTCCGCGGACGATCGAAGTCGGCCTCCCGCACCAGGAGCCCCTCCGCGGCGGCGCGCCGTTCCGGATGCCGGGTCAGCGCGACCACCGGTACCCGCCCGGCCAGCCTCCGCACCACCGCGCGTCCGAGTGCCCCTCCGGCGCCTGTCACTCCCACGAGCACGAACCGCTCCTCCCGACGACGACCGAGTGCTGATCGTCCACGATGGCTCCGTACCGCGAAAGCCGTTATTCGCCCGCCGCGAGAACCGAGGCGCCCCCCACCGCGATGCTCACCTCCCGCCGACGCTCCTCGACGTTCCGGTAGGCCTCCAGCCAGAGGTGAACCGTCGTCGGTTGTGGTCGGAGCGGCGCCTGCGCCGGCCCGGGACAGCGGTGTCCCGGGTGCGGCCACCAGCGTCGCATTCGCCCCGGCCGACGGCACGACCCCTGGCGCTCCGGCCACCGACCAGAAGGCCAGCTTTCCGGACGGACCACCGGTGGTCGTCGGTGGCGGAAAGCCCACGCTGTCGCGTGTGTCGTGAACCGAACGTTCGCGGTGTAGCGGCGCCGATCGTGCCTCGAATAGATCCGCGCGAAAGTAGTGGCGCAGCAGGGGGAACACACACAGCGCACCACGCGCCCCGGGCCGCGCCACGTCCGACCACCGCCGGCGCGAACTCCGCGCGGTGGCCCACTGCCGCGCGGATGCCGTGCACGGTGGAACAGGGGCAGCGCGGCGATCCGGTCCGCCATCGGGATCGGGCTGCCGCGGGGGGTGACGCTTACAGTGGCCGGGTGGGGGAGGCTCGGTTGCATCGCGTCGCGGTGTTGGTGCTCGAGGGCGCCAAGCCGATGGACGTGGGGATTCCGGCGCAGGTGTTCACCACGCGGGCGAGCATGCCGTACGAGGTGCGGGTGTGTGGCGTCGAACCGGGGCTCGTGGCCGGGGGTGACGGGCTGTCGTACCACGTCGCCTCCGGGTTGGACGTGCTCGGCTGGGCCGACATCGTGTTCGTGCCCGGCTACCGGTTCCCCGACCGGGAGGAGCCGCCGCGGGCGGTCGTCGACGCGTTGATCGGTGCGCACGAGCGCGGGGCCCGGCTGGCCGCGATCTCCACCGGGGCGTTCGCGCTCGCCGCGACCGGGCTGCTGGACGGCCGCCGGGCGACGACCCATTGGCACTACACGCGCGCGCTGGCCGCGAAGTACCCGCGGATCCGCGTCGACGAGAACGTGCTGTTCGTCGACGAGAAGAGCGTGCTCACCTCGGCCGGAGCGGCGTCGGGGCTCGACCTGTGCCTGCACGTGCTGCGCGGTGACCTGGGGGTGGCGGCCTCCAACCACGCGGCCCGGCGGCTGGTCGCGGCGCCCTACCGCAGCGGCGGTCAGGCGCAGTACGTGCCGCGCAGCGTCCCCGAGCCGCTCGGCGAGCAGTTCGCGGCGACCCGCGAGTGGGCGCTGCACCACCTCGGGGAGCCGCTCACGCTGGCCGCGCTCGCCCGGCACGCGGCGGTGTCGGCCCGGACGTTCTCCCGCCGGTTCGTCGAGGACACCGGCTACACGCCGATGCAGTGGGTCATGCGTGCCCGCGTCGACCGGGCCCGGGAGCTGCTCGAACGCTCCGAGCTCTCCGTCGAGCGGATCGCCGCCGACGTCGGGCTCGGCACCGGCACGAACCTGCGGCTGCATTTCCAGCGCATCCTCGGTACCACGCCGACCGAGTACCGGCGGACGTTCTCCCAGGGCGAGTGAGTCACCAGTGGTCGACCTGGCCGCGGATGCGTGCCAGCAGCCGGAACAGGCCGGGGACCGTGTCGGTGGACGTGTCGGTCACCTCGTGGCGCACGTTCGTGTTGGTCAGCACCGCACAGGTCAGACCGTCGGGAGAGCGCTGCAGGAGGCCGGTCGCGCCCGGCAGCACCCCGGTGTGGGACCCCACCCCGGGGTCGATGGCGCCCTCGCCGGAGGTCGTCCAGCCGGCACCGTACCCGCTGCTCCCGGCCAGCCCGCTCGGCGTGGTCATGAAAGCGGTCGACGCGGGGGCCTGCACGTCGGAACCGGAACCGTCGACGCGCACCGCGAAGCGGAGCAGGTCGACGGCGGTGGCCATCCAGCCGCCGTGCGCGTCCATCCGGTCGATCCGGATCCGGTACGGGTCCTCGTCGCCGGGGGAGGGGTAGCAGCGGATGATGTCGCCGTTCGGCGGCGCGTCGCGGGCGGTGAGCATGCCGCCGACGCCGCACGCCCGGAGGAGGTCCTCGCGGACGACCGCGAGCGAGACCGCGGGGAGGCCGTGGCCGCGGGCGAAGTCGGCCACCAGCGCCGGCACGACGACACCCGCGTCGCGGCGGCGCCGGATCGGGGTGAAGCGCGCCACCGAGGGTGAGTCCACCGAGTACGGACCGAGCTGGTCGGGGCGCAGGCCGTCGGCCTGATACCGGGCCAGGTCGCTCTCGAGCCGGGACCGGTCCCAGCCGTGGACCGCGACGAACGTGGTCGGCACCTGCTCCCAGAGCGTCACGTAGCGCACGCCTTCCGGGCCCGACCAGCCGCTGGTCCGGACGACGCTTCAGCCGGCCGCGGTGAGCCGGTCGAACTCGGCCTGCGCCTGGGAGGAGTCGGACGGGCCGGTCAGCGACCGTTCGGTGGGCGCGACGTGGCGGTAGCCCGACAGGTCCACGACCCGCTTCCCACGGCCGCGTGCCCGTGCCTCGTGCGCGCGGAACGTGGATCGAGCGCTGCGGGCCGGGGACGTCCTCCCAGACCCAGGCGAAGCTGCGCCCGGTGGAGCTGGGGTAGCCGGTGAACAGCACCGGGCGCTACTGCGACCCGGTCACGCGCTGTGTTGACGGACGCGCCCGCCGTGGCGTGATCCTTTCGAACCATGGCGCTCACGCCACTGCTGTCCGGGCCCGCGGTGGGCGACGCTGGGGTCATGACTCGGATCGCCATCAACGGCTTCGGCCGCATCGGACGCAACGTGCTCCGCGCGATGCTGGAGCGCGACACGAAACTCGACGTCGTCGCCGTCAACGACCTCACCGAACCGGCCGCGCTGGCCCGGCTGCTCGCCTTCGACTCGACGGCCGGACGGCTCGGCCGCCCGGTCACCGCCGAGGGCGACGAGCTGGTCGTCGACGGCCGCCGGATCACCGTGCTCGCCGAGCGCGACCCGGCGAACCTGCCCTGGGCCTCGCTCGGCGTCGACCTCGTGCTCGAGGCGACCGGTCGCTTCACGTCCGCGAAGGCCGCTCGCGCCCATCTGGACGCGGGCGCGCGCAAGGTGCTCGTCGGCGCGCCCTCCGACGGGGCCGACGTCACGCTCGCCTACGGCGTGAACACCGGCGCCTACGACCCGGCCGCGCACACGATCGTCTCGAACGCCTCGTGCACGACGAACGCGCTCGCGCCGCTGGCCAAGGTGCTCGACGACCTGGCCGGCATCGAGCACGGCTTCATGACCACCGTGCACGCCTACACGCAGGAGCAGAACCTGCAGGACGGCCCGCACCGCGATCCGCGCCGGGCCCGTGCCGCCGGGATCAACATCGTCCCCACCACGACCGGCGCGGCCAAGGCCATCGGCCTGGTGCTGCCGAACCTCGACGGCAAGCTGTCGGGCGACTCGATCCGCGTGCCGGTGCCGGTGGGTTCGATCGTCGAGCTCAACACGGTGGTGGCCCGCGACGTGACCCGCGAGGACGTGCTCGCGGCCTACCGCGCGGCGGCCGACGGCCCGCTGGCCGGTGTCCTCGAGTACTCCGAGGACGCGCTGGTCTCGTCCGACATCACCGGGAACCCGGCGTCCTCGATCTTCGACTCGGCGCTCACCAGGGTCGACGGCCGGCACGTCAAGGTCGTGGCCTGGTACGACAACGAGTGGGGCTTCTCGAACCGGGTGATCGACACGTTGGAGCTGCTCGCCGCGAGCTGATCTCGCTATCGTCGGCGGTGTGGACACGGCGGACGAATTCTGCCGGCTCGCCTGCCTGACCTATTCGGGCGACGACGGGCCGCAGCGATGGGACACGGCCGCGCGCCTGCTGGCCGAGGAGCCCGGGCTGACGCGGGGACACGTGTGGGCCGCCGCGGCGGCCGCGCGGGCCGACGAGGTGTCGGCGCTGCTCGACGCCGACCCGTCCACAGCCCGGGCCGCCGGAGGGCCGTTCGGGTGGGAACCGCTGCTGTACCTCGTCTACTCCCGGGTTCCCGGGGGTGACGCGGTCGCGGCCGCGCGGTCGCTCCTGGCCGCCGGCGCCGACCCGAACAGCGGCTTCGTCCTGGCGCCGAACACGTTCAGCGCGATCACCGGGGTGTTCGGGAGCGGCGAGCAGAACCAGCCGCGCCACCCGCGGTGGCGTGAACTGGCCCGGCTGCTGCTCGACGCCGGCGCCGACCCGAACGACGAGCAGGCGCTCTACAACTGCATGTTCGGTGCGTCGGACGAGCACCTGGAGCTGTTGTTCTCCGCCGGGCTCGCGGACCGGGGCCTGCTCCGGATCCAGCTGCGCTGGGCGGTCGAGCACGACCTCCGCGACCGGGTGCGGCTGCTGACCGAGCACGGTGTCGACGTCCGCTCGCCGTACGAAGGCGACGGGCCGGCCTGGGCGGCGGGGGACGGGCGGACGCCGGTCGCGCTCGCGCGCCTGTGCGGCAACACCGAGATCGCCGACTACCTGCTCGCCCACGGCGCCGAGCCGCCCCCGCCGGACCCGGTCGCCGACCTGATCGCCGCGGTGTTCCGGGGCGAGAACGCCACCGCGCCCGCCGACGTGGTGGCGCGGGCCGTCCGCGAGCGGCCGGGCCTGGTCGTGTGGGCGGCGGCGGCCGCGCCCGCCGCCGTGGAGCGCCTGGTCGAGCTCGGGTTCGACGTCAACGCGCTCGGCCGGGCCGACGCACCGGTGGAGCAGGAGTGGGAGACCGCGCTGCACCACGCCGCCGGGGCGGGGGACGTCGACCTGACCCGGCGGCTGCTCGCGCTCGGTGCCGACCCGGGCGTCCGCGACCGGCGGTTCGACGCCACGCCGCTCGACTGGGCCCGTCACCTGAACCGGGCGGCCACCGCGGAGCTGCTCGGCTGATGCGTCGCCGCGATCACGGCGACGAAGGCCAGCTGCACCGCGGTCGCGGCGATCAGACGGAGCGGGAGCCCGTCGGCGTCGGGCCAGGCCGCCAGCGTCAGCACTACGAGGAGCGTCGCCGCCGTCGCGGCTGCGGCCGCCCGTCGGCGGCGGCGCCGGAAATGCACGAGGAAGACGACGGCCGCCGCGGTCCAGCACACCGAGGCGAGCAGGAACCCCAGCTCGTGCAGGGCGCCGTGCCAGGAAAGGCGCTCCGGGGCTCCGGCCGGCGCGCCCGCCGGGAAGCCCGCGCCCGCGTCGGTCACGAACACCCCCGCCACGACCATGCCGACGCCGAAGCCGACGATCAGCGCCCCGCCCCATCGCGGGCGGACCGTGATCCCGGCGAGGACGAGCAAGACCCCGGTGAGCACGAAGCTGGCGATCTGGATCCAGCCGAGGTCGCCGAGCGCGAGGAGGCTCACCGGGTGTCGTCCCGGTTCGAAGCCTTCCCGGGTGAACGCCTGCACGGCCCAGGCGACGACGAACAGCGGACCGGCGATCAGGGCCGCGGTGCGGGTCATGGTTCCTCCGAGTGGTCGGGATTCACCCGGGACGTCGGAGCCGGCGCGCGCGAGCGGACAGCCGGTGCGCGTGGGCGGGTATCAAAGGCGCGTCGGCGGATTCAGGGGCGGAGGCGGGCGGCCTGGGCGCGCAGGTAGCGCTGCTGCGGGAGGCTCGCGGTGCGGGCCGCCGCCTCCTCGTAGGCCGCGCGGGCCGCGACCGGGTCACCGGCCCGTTCCAGCAGGTGCCCGCGGACCGCGGCCACGCGGTGATCGGCGGCCAGCCGTCCGTCGTCGACCAGCCGGCCGACGAGGCGCAGACCGGCCTCGGGCCCGTGCACCATCGCCACCGCGACCGCGTGGTTCAGCGCCACGACCGGGTTGTCGGCCATCCCCAGCAGCACCTCGTAGAGCGCGAGGATCTGCGGCCAGTCGGTCGCCTCGGCGCTGGGTGCCTCGTCGTGCAGCGCCGCGATCGCCGCCTGGACCTGGTAGGGGCCGACCGGCCCCCGGGGCAGCGCGGACTCCAGCACCGCGACGCCCTCGGCCACGCGCCCGGCGTCCCACCGGCGGCGGTCCTGTTCCGACATGGGCACCAGCGAACCGTCCGGTGCGGTCCGGGCCGGGCGTCGCGCGTCGGTCAGCAGCATGAGCGCGAGCAGGCCGCCGACCTCGGCGTCGCCCGGCAGCGCCCGGTGCAGCAGACGGGTGAGGCGGATCGCCTCCGCGGTGAGTTCCACCCGGTGCAGCGCCGGACCGGCCGTGGTGGCGTACCCCTCGGTGAAGACCAGGTAGAGGACGTGGAGCACGGCCGGGAGCCGGGACTGCTGATCGGCGGGCAGCGCGAACGGCAGGCCGCTGTCCTTGATGCGCTGCTTCGCGCGGGTGATGCGGCGCGTCATCGTCGACTCGGGGACCAGGAACGCGCGGGCGATCTCCGCGGTGGTCAGGCCGCCGACGGCACGCAGCGTCAGCGCGATCTGCGACGCGACCGGCAGCGACGGGTGGCAGGCGAGGAACAGCAGGATCAGCGTGTCGTCGGAGTCGCGGGCCTCGCCGGGGTCGTCGGGCAGGGCACGCGCCTCGCGGGCCTTACGGGCCTGTTCGCTGCGCAGGATGTCGGTGAGCCGGCGGGCCGCGACCCGGATCAGCCAGGCCTTCGGGTCGTCCGGGCGGCCCTCGGGCGGCCACTGCAGCGCGGCCGCGAGCAGCGCCTCCTGGGTGGCGTCCTCGGCGGCGTCGAAGTGCCCGTACCGGCGGACGACCGCCGCGAGGACCTGCGGCGCCAGCGCGCGCAGCAGGTCCTCGGTCGTGGGCCCGGCGGTCAGAGTTCCGGCTCCGGCGCGTGGTCGAGGATCGGGCGGACGTCGCAGTACCCGTCGGCGAACACGTCGTTCGGGCTCGGGCAGGCGGCCAGCCGGCCCGCGATCCGGGTCGCGCGGTCGAAGCTCTCGCAGTCGACGACCCAGTAGCCGGCGAGCACCTCCTGGGTCTCGGCGTACGGGCCGTCGGTGACGATCGGCACCCCGTCCTTCTGG contains:
- a CDS encoding ankyrin repeat domain-containing protein, which codes for MDTADEFCRLACLTYSGDDGPQRWDTAARLLAEEPGLTRGHVWAAAAAARADEVSALLDADPSTARAAGGPFGWEPLLYLVYSRVPGGDAVAAARSLLAAGADPNSGFVLAPNTFSAITGVFGSGEQNQPRHPRWRELARLLLDAGADPNDEQALYNCMFGASDEHLELLFSAGLADRGLLRIQLRWAVEHDLRDRVRLLTEHGVDVRSPYEGDGPAWAAGDGRTPVALARLCGNTEIADYLLAHGAEPPPPDPVADLIAAVFRGENATAPADVVARAVRERPGLVVWAAAAAPAAVERLVELGFDVNALGRADAPVEQEWETALHHAAGAGDVDLTRRLLALGADPGVRDRRFDATPLDWARHLNRAATAELLG
- a CDS encoding DUF998 domain-containing protein, yielding MTRTAALIAGPLFVVAWAVQAFTREGFEPGRHPVSLLALGDLGWIQIASFVLTGVLLVLAGITVRPRWGGALIVGFGVGMVVAGVFVTDAGAGFPAGAPAGAPERLSWHGALHELGFLLASVCWTAAAVVFLVHFRRRRRRAAAAATAATLLVVLTLAAWPDADGLPLRLIAATAVQLAFVAVIAATHQPSSSAVAARFR
- a CDS encoding RNA polymerase sigma factor, coding for MTAGPTTEDLLRALAPQVLAAVVRRYGHFDAAEDATQEALLAAALQWPPEGRPDDPKAWLIRVAARRLTDILRSEQARKAREARALPDDPGEARDSDDTLILLFLACHPSLPVASQIALTLRAVGGLTTAEIARAFLVPESTMTRRITRAKQRIKDSGLPFALPADQQSRLPAVLHVLYLVFTEGYATTAGPALHRVELTAEAIRLTRLLHRALPGDAEVGGLLALMLLTDARRPARTAPDGSLVPMSEQDRRRWDAGRVAEGVAVLESALPRGPVGPYQVQAAIAALHDEAPSAEATDWPQILALYEVLLGMADNPVVALNHAVAVAMVHGPEAGLRLVGRLVDDGRLAADHRVAAVRGHLLERAGDPVAARAAYEEAAARTASLPQQRYLRAQAARLRP
- a CDS encoding YciI family protein, with product MKYLILMYGSQRDYDLMTSAAPDDFAPMHAFMEQFTKDLMESGEFVDTRGLDAPVHTRRVGQKDGVPIVTDGPYAETQEVLAGYWVVDCESFDRATRIAGRLAACPSPNDVFADGYCDVRPILDHAPEPEL